The proteins below are encoded in one region of Microbispora sp. NBC_01189:
- a CDS encoding peptidoglycan recognition family protein, whose translation MPAISRRAFLSSAYLSVALLSAQGGITSLAGPALAARGPRRPRVYTRSEWQADPPENKAEVLDRAPDRLVVHHTATANTGAADLEAAFRLSRSIQRYHMRHNGWEDIGEQFTVSRGGYVMEGRNRSLPAAEAGRHVLGAQVADHNDHTLGVETEGTYTSCLPPARQLSALTSLLAWLCDAYGLDPQVAVIGHRDLNRTACPGDRLYAYLPQLRADVARRLGGRAPRRPGAAPPRLALPDGSGDLSGDLSGGGTALIGDLPFEHGPAVGPHDLTRHPRVL comes from the coding sequence ATGCCAGCGATCTCGCGCCGCGCGTTCCTGTCGTCGGCGTACCTGTCCGTGGCGCTGCTGTCCGCGCAGGGCGGGATCACCTCACTGGCCGGGCCCGCCCTGGCGGCCCGCGGCCCCCGGCGTCCGCGCGTGTACACCCGCTCCGAGTGGCAGGCCGACCCGCCCGAGAACAAGGCCGAGGTGCTCGACCGGGCCCCCGACCGGCTCGTCGTCCACCACACGGCGACGGCGAACACCGGCGCGGCCGACCTGGAGGCGGCCTTCCGGCTGTCCCGGTCGATCCAGCGCTACCACATGCGGCACAACGGCTGGGAGGACATCGGCGAGCAGTTCACGGTCAGCCGGGGCGGCTACGTCATGGAGGGCCGCAACCGCTCGCTGCCGGCCGCCGAGGCGGGCCGGCACGTGCTGGGGGCGCAGGTGGCCGACCACAACGACCACACGCTGGGCGTCGAGACCGAGGGGACCTACACCTCCTGCCTGCCGCCCGCCCGGCAGTTGTCCGCGCTGACCTCCCTGCTGGCGTGGCTGTGCGACGCGTACGGGCTCGACCCGCAGGTGGCCGTCATCGGCCACCGCGACCTCAACCGGACCGCCTGCCCGGGCGACCGCCTCTACGCGTACCTGCCGCAGCTGCGGGCCGACGTCGCGCGCCGCCTGGGCGGCCGGGCGCCCCGCCGCCCCGGGGCCGCGCCGCCGCGGCTGGCGCTGCCGGACGGCTCCGGCGACCTCTCCGGCGACCTCTCCGGCGGGGGTACGGCGCTCATCGGCGACCTGCCGTTCGAGCACGGCCCGGCGGTCGGCCCGCACGACCTGACCCGCCACCCCCGCGTCCTCTGA
- a CDS encoding class I SAM-dependent methyltransferase, whose protein sequence is MRNVRVVVRNAARPAYLPVMMRKVWGRLGHGQDGEREAARRWAAWHARDLDAWGSAVDPVVWREGRAFARAHADAVRPRLERLAEAGVRLGGGGGVELLYLLTRIIRPALALETGVAAGWSTTAILAAMRANETGRLLSSDFPFFRLPDPERYIGYVVPGDLRHRWTLRVRGDRRNLKELLSPDTMVDLVHYDSDKTRKGREFFLRRVRPHLTRQHVLVMDDIQDNLVFREYAERQPAFRVFEYEGKYIGVTGVGLPALEGRGLDAGRL, encoded by the coding sequence GTGAGGAACGTCCGAGTCGTCGTCAGGAACGCCGCCCGCCCCGCGTACCTGCCGGTAATGATGCGGAAGGTGTGGGGGCGCCTCGGCCACGGGCAGGACGGGGAGAGGGAGGCCGCCCGCCGCTGGGCGGCGTGGCACGCGCGGGACCTGGACGCCTGGGGGAGCGCCGTCGATCCCGTGGTCTGGCGGGAGGGCCGGGCGTTCGCCCGCGCCCACGCCGACGCCGTGCGGCCACGCCTGGAGCGGCTCGCCGAGGCGGGCGTGCGGCTGGGCGGCGGGGGCGGGGTCGAGCTTCTCTACCTGCTGACGAGGATCATCCGGCCCGCGCTCGCCCTGGAGACGGGCGTGGCGGCCGGCTGGTCCACCACCGCGATCCTCGCCGCCATGCGCGCCAACGAGACCGGCCGCCTGCTGTCCAGCGACTTCCCCTTCTTCCGGCTGCCCGATCCCGAGCGGTACATCGGATACGTCGTTCCCGGCGATCTCAGGCACCGGTGGACGCTGCGCGTCCGGGGCGACCGGCGCAACCTGAAGGAACTGCTGAGCCCGGACACGATGGTCGACCTGGTCCACTACGACTCGGACAAGACCAGGAAGGGCCGGGAGTTCTTCCTGCGGCGCGTGCGCCCGCACCTGACCCGGCAGCACGTGCTGGTCATGGACGACATCCAGGACAACCTGGTCTTCCGGGAGTACGCGGAGCGCCAGCCGGCCTTCCGGGTCTTCGAGTACGAGGGCAAGTACATCGGCGTGACGGGCGTCGGGCTGCCTGCCCTGGAGGGCCGCGGGCTCGACGCCGGACGGCTCTGA
- the rfbB gene encoding dTDP-glucose 4,6-dehydratase: MRILVTGGAGFIGSHYVRSLLAGAYLGHEDTRVTVLDKLTYAGNPANLAPVAGDPRLEFVLGDVCDAGLLGDLVPGHDVVVNFAAETHVDRSISGAGDFVTTNVLGTQRLLQAALESGVRTFVQVSTDEVYGSIDAGAWTEAEPLLPNSPYSAAKAGADLLCRAYHRTYGLDVRVTRCSNNYGPYQFPEKVVPLFVTNLIDGRPAPLYGDGRNVREWLHVDDHCRGVQVVLDKGEPGEVYNIGGGVELSNLDLTRRILDAFGAGWEMVEHVPDRAGHDRRYALDSGRIRTIGHEPRTDFDEGLAEVIRWYRDHQDWWRPLLGRRA, translated from the coding sequence ATGAGGATCTTGGTCACCGGGGGCGCCGGGTTCATCGGCTCCCACTACGTCCGGTCGCTGCTGGCGGGGGCCTACCTGGGGCACGAGGACACCCGGGTCACGGTGCTGGACAAGCTGACCTACGCCGGAAACCCGGCCAACCTCGCCCCGGTCGCGGGCGATCCCCGTCTCGAGTTCGTCCTCGGTGACGTGTGCGACGCGGGCCTGCTGGGCGACCTGGTCCCCGGGCACGACGTGGTGGTGAACTTCGCCGCGGAGACGCACGTCGACCGCTCCATCAGCGGTGCGGGCGACTTCGTCACGACCAACGTGCTGGGCACGCAGCGGCTGCTGCAGGCGGCGCTGGAGTCCGGAGTCCGCACCTTCGTCCAGGTCTCCACCGACGAGGTCTACGGGTCGATCGACGCGGGCGCGTGGACGGAGGCGGAGCCGCTGCTGCCGAACTCGCCCTACTCCGCCGCCAAGGCCGGCGCCGACCTGCTCTGCCGCGCCTACCACCGCACGTACGGGCTGGACGTCCGGGTGACGCGATGCTCGAACAACTACGGTCCGTACCAGTTCCCGGAGAAGGTCGTCCCGCTGTTCGTCACCAACCTGATCGACGGGCGGCCCGCGCCGCTCTACGGCGACGGCCGCAACGTGCGGGAGTGGCTGCACGTCGACGACCACTGCCGGGGCGTCCAGGTCGTGCTGGACAAGGGGGAGCCCGGCGAGGTCTACAACATCGGCGGTGGGGTGGAGCTCAGCAACCTCGACCTCACCCGGCGGATCCTCGACGCGTTCGGCGCCGGGTGGGAGATGGTCGAGCACGTGCCCGACCGGGCCGGGCACGACCGGCGCTACGCGCTGGACAGCGGCCGGATCCGCACGATCGGCCACGAGCCCCGGACGGACTTCGACGAGGGGCTGGCCGAGGTGATCCGGTGGTACCGGGACCACCAGGACTGGTGGCGCCCCCTGCTGGGCCGCCGAGCGTGA
- a CDS encoding sugar phosphate nucleotidyltransferase: MERTYASGVPDDPGRFRILFVCTGNICRSAMAERITLAALGPGSPILVGSAGTRAAEGHPMSERSRVELLRLGGDPSGFAARPLTAEAVAGADLVLGEFLADEPFVMYLGDNFLVDGITGLVDAFRAAGCDARILLTRVAEPQFYGVAELGPDGEIVGLEEKPEFPRSDLAIVGVYTFSPAIHEAVRAIRPSARGELEITEAIKWLIDTGHSVQSHFVTGYWKDTGRLEDMLECNRMVLEAIEPDVGGSVDGLSHVTGRVVIALGAVVERSVIRGPVVIGADTKIIGSYVGPYTSIGEGCVIDDAEVDYSIVLGESAIRGVSGLTHSLVGRYVEVTRATRVPNTYQLMVGDHSKVQVRA, from the coding sequence ATGGAGCGTACGTACGCGAGCGGCGTGCCGGACGATCCGGGCCGGTTCCGCATCCTGTTCGTGTGCACGGGCAACATCTGCAGATCGGCCATGGCCGAGCGGATCACCCTGGCGGCCCTGGGGCCCGGTTCGCCGATCCTGGTGGGCAGCGCGGGAACCCGCGCGGCCGAGGGGCACCCGATGAGCGAGCGGTCGCGCGTGGAGCTGCTGCGGCTCGGCGGGGATCCGTCGGGTTTCGCCGCGCGGCCGCTCACCGCCGAGGCGGTGGCCGGAGCCGATCTCGTGCTGGGGGAGTTCCTGGCCGACGAGCCGTTCGTGATGTATCTCGGCGACAACTTCCTCGTCGACGGCATCACGGGACTGGTCGACGCCTTCCGCGCGGCCGGGTGTGACGCGCGCATCCTGCTCACCCGGGTGGCCGAGCCACAGTTCTACGGAGTGGCCGAGCTCGGGCCGGACGGGGAGATCGTCGGGCTGGAGGAGAAGCCGGAGTTCCCGCGCAGCGACCTCGCGATCGTCGGGGTCTACACGTTCTCGCCGGCGATCCACGAGGCGGTGCGCGCGATCAGGCCGTCCGCCCGGGGCGAGCTGGAGATCACCGAAGCGATCAAATGGCTGATCGACACCGGCCACAGCGTCCAGTCCCACTTCGTCACGGGCTACTGGAAGGACACCGGGCGCCTGGAGGACATGCTGGAGTGCAACCGCATGGTCCTGGAGGCGATCGAGCCCGACGTCGGCGGCAGCGTGGACGGCCTCTCCCACGTCACCGGCCGGGTCGTCATCGCCCTCGGGGCCGTCGTGGAGCGTTCGGTCATCCGGGGACCGGTCGTCATCGGCGCCGACACCAAGATCATCGGTTCGTACGTCGGCCCCTACACCTCCATCGGGGAGGGCTGCGTGATCGACGACGCCGAGGTCGACTACAGCATCGTGCTCGGCGAGTCGGCCATCAGGGGCGTCTCCGGCCTCACCCACTCGCTGGTCGGCCGGTACGTCGAGGTCACCCGGGCGACGAGGGTGCCGAACACCTATCAGCTCATGGTCGGCGACCACAGCAAGGTGCAGGTGCGCGCATGA
- a CDS encoding class E sortase, with the protein MTRSVRGDDGGAVTATVRVVGELCLPAGLVLLLFYAYLLWGTGAETEREQRVLQRRLGEVFLRHEGHGSPGGAGIGDALALLRIPRLGAGYRFAVVEGVGPDELRKGPGHYPGTALPGQVGNFVLSGHRTTYAAPFNRIDELRPGDDVVVDAPDARYTYRVRGKEVVDPGDLDVVDPVPGHPARRPTRALMTMTTCDPKFSAARRLIVRSELVRREERRDR; encoded by the coding sequence GTGACTCGGTCCGTGCGCGGAGATGACGGCGGAGCCGTGACGGCGACCGTCCGGGTGGTCGGCGAGCTGTGCCTGCCCGCCGGGCTGGTCCTGCTGCTGTTCTACGCGTACCTGCTCTGGGGCACCGGCGCGGAGACCGAACGGGAGCAGCGCGTCCTGCAGCGGCGGCTGGGGGAGGTCTTCCTGCGGCACGAGGGGCACGGCTCCCCGGGCGGGGCCGGGATCGGCGACGCCCTGGCGCTGCTGCGCATCCCGCGCCTGGGCGCCGGCTACCGGTTCGCCGTCGTCGAGGGCGTCGGCCCCGACGAGCTGCGCAAGGGTCCCGGTCACTACCCCGGCACCGCCCTGCCCGGTCAGGTGGGCAACTTCGTGCTCTCGGGGCACCGCACCACCTACGCCGCGCCGTTCAACCGGATCGACGAACTGCGGCCCGGCGACGACGTCGTGGTGGACGCGCCGGACGCCCGCTACACCTACCGGGTGCGGGGCAAGGAGGTCGTGGACCCCGGCGACCTGGACGTCGTCGATCCCGTTCCGGGGCATCCGGCGCGACGGCCCACGCGGGCGCTGATGACCATGACCACGTGTGATCCCAAGTTCTCCGCGGCACGGCGCCTGATCGTGCGGAGCGAGCTCGTCCGCCGCGAGGAACGCCGGGATCGGTAG